The genomic window ATACGCATTGTTGATCGCCATGTTGTGCGGGGCTCAGGCTTCGGCTCAACAAACAACCCCTGTGGAAGAACTTGAGCGAAGAATCGACATCTTAAGCCGTGAAGTGGAGAAACTCAAATTAGGCGACACGGCCGCCGAACCCGCCTATCAATCGGCTTACGGCTTTGCCCCGGCCGCGGCCAAGGTGTACCACATCAATCGGGGCGTTTCCATCGGCGGGTACGGAGAAATGACGGTTCAGGACTTCAAAGGCACAAAGGACAACGGGGCCGCTTCGGGCAAAAAACGCGAAGCGGATTTTCTTCGCGCCATTGTGTACACAGGATTCAAATTCACCGACCGCATCCTGTTTAATTCCGAAATTGAATTTGAACATGCGACAACCGGAGGCGGAGCCGGCGCCAGAGGCGAAGCCAGCCTTGAATTCGCCTACCTTGATTTTTTCTTGGCCAAACCGCTGGCTGTGCGGGCCGGTCTTTTGCTGGTGCCCGTGGGATTCGTCAATGAGCTGCATGAACCCACGATTTTTCACGGCTCAAGGCGTCCCAACGTGGAATCGAATATTATCCCCACCACATGGCGGGAAAATGGGGCCGGCCTTTTCGGCGAGTTGGGGCCGTTGAGTTATCGGACTTATGTGATGACGGGCTTGCAGGCCGTTAAAGACGCTGATTTGGCCGCCGGCGTTAAAGGGCCCGTCCAAGGATTCAGCGCCTCAAGCGTTTTGAGGAACGCAAGGTCCAAGGGCGCCAAAAGTCAGGCGGAGGATTTGGCTTGGATCGGGCGTCTCGATTACAAAGGGATACCCGGAATTCTTTTGGGCGGCTCCTTTTATAGCGGCCAGGCCGGGCAAAATAATACCAATGCCGCGGGTGAGGATATCGACGCTCCCGTAACCCTTTCCGAAATGCATGGATCGGCGGAATACCGCGGCGTGGAGATCAAAGCCCTCTATGCTCAAGGAAGCATCGGAGATGCGGCCGATATCAATACTAAAAACGGCTTGGCAGGCAATGCCTCGGTGGGCGAACGTTTCTACGGCGGTTATGCGCAGGCGGCTTATGATGTTTTGTCCTTGCTGGGCTCAAAACAATACCTGGCTCCGTTCATCCGTTACGAAAAATACGATACACAACAAAGGGTGCCCGGCGGATTTTCCCGGAATCCGGCCAATAAACGAACGGAATACACTTACGGGTTGACGTACAAGCCTCATCCCAACACGGTGATTAAGGCTGATTGGCAGAACATGAAAGATGACGCTGATACGGGGGTGGACCAATTCAATTTAGCCGTTGGTTATCTCTTTTAACGATTCTCTTGACCCTGGCCTGGGCACAAACCCCCGCCCAGGCCAGGGTCCTGCTCACCCAGGATCAGGCGCTGGCGATCGCTTTTCCGGGCGCGCGCGTCGAACGCCGGACGGTTTTTTTGACCAAAGAGCAGATGGCCCGGATTGAAAAAAAAGCCAAAGCCAAAGTCGCTGATGAGATGTTCGCCTACTATGTTGCCCGCAGCACGGACGGCATTTTAGGCTATGCTTTTTTTGAAAGCCATATCGTGCGCACCATGCCGGAAACGTTTATGGTTGCTTTAAATCCGGGAGGCGATATCCGCGTTGTCGAACTATTGGCTTTCTATGAGCCCGAGGATTACAAGCCTCATCCCAAATGGCTGAGAACATTCAAGGGCCGCGAGTTAAGCGATCAGCTTTGGGTCAAGCGAGGCCTGCGCAACATAGCCGGCGCCACGCTCACGGCCCAGGCCATTGCCGAAGGTGTGCGCCGCATTTTGGCCGTCTATGAGGTCGCCGTCAAACAATGAAGTACATGCAAAACGGGGGATTCCAGCACAATCCCCATATGCGCCTGACCCTGCTCCTGACCTGCCTGCTTCTGGCGGGGTTATGGGTGACGAACGGGCTTCTTTATTTTTCCAGGATGGGGCTGACGCCTCAGTCGGTGGTAAATTATTACCTGGGTTCGGAGGCGAATTTCACCTTGCCCCGGA from Elusimicrobiota bacterium includes these protein-coding regions:
- a CDS encoding FMN-binding protein, with product MTLAWAQTPAQARVLLTQDQALAIAFPGARVERRTVFLTKEQMARIEKKAKAKVADEMFAYYVARSTDGILGYAFFESHIVRTMPETFMVALNPGGDIRVVELLAFYEPEDYKPHPKWLRTFKGRELSDQLWVKRGLRNIAGATLTAQAIAEGVRRILAVYEVAVKQ